Proteins from a single region of Streptomyces spinoverrucosus:
- a CDS encoding S1C family serine protease has translation MNEGTVPTPDKGEGDFELRRPEDAPEVASDEAPTGQASGDADASQASQGDMTASAAPEDAVPAPAPAVEDVKPLHDPDPYSTPPYGEPGPWAPAPPVQHPATTPAHGTATVTPTPAPAPPPPHGAPTPAVPASAPAVPAPAPPSAPASAASAPTPPVPASAPAVPAPAPSPAPASAASAPTPPVPASAPPVPAPTPPVPASAPAVPAPAPSPAPASAVPAPASPVPAAPVSAPALPAPAPPPAPTPASAPAVPAPAPPSAPAPAAISGTAVPPPTTDTPSSPASQASPTAPASPSDPWHRYDPWAAPASVPAPGAGLAPGPLQQTGAAIPTEQQRRQRGKKILIVGTLLVALVSGGVGGVVGAYLERNGGVGQVELPQAGREADGRDAGSVAGIAARALPSVVTLHVSGSGEEGTGTGFVLDGRGHILTNNHVVEPAGTDGEITVTFHSGETAKAEVVGRDGGYDLAVVRVRGVSGLKPLPLGNSDNVQVGDPVVAIGAPFDLAGTVTSGIISAKERPITAGGESGDASDISYVDALQTDAPINPGNSGGPLLDARARVIGINSAIRSANNGTDLDGGQSGSIGLGFAIPINQGKRVAEELIATGKATHPVIGVTLDMNYTGDGARVGTKGSEGGEPVTPGGPGDKAGIEPGDIITEVDGQRIHSGEELIVRTRAHRPGDRLELTLRRDGEERTISLVLGSSGGD, from the coding sequence ATGAACGAGGGCACCGTGCCGACGCCGGACAAGGGGGAGGGCGACTTCGAGCTGAGGCGCCCGGAGGATGCGCCCGAGGTGGCGTCCGACGAGGCGCCGACGGGCCAGGCCTCGGGGGACGCCGATGCGTCGCAGGCATCGCAGGGTGACATGACGGCGTCCGCTGCGCCGGAGGACGCGGTTCCGGCCCCCGCTCCCGCCGTCGAGGACGTCAAACCCCTCCACGACCCCGACCCGTACAGCACCCCGCCCTACGGCGAGCCCGGTCCCTGGGCGCCCGCTCCACCCGTACAGCACCCGGCGACCACACCCGCCCACGGCACGGCGACGGTGACGCCCACCCCGGCACCGGCCCCGCCACCGCCGCACGGGGCACCCACACCGGCCGTTCCGGCGTCTGCCCCGGCTGTCCCGGCGCCCGCGCCTCCATCGGCGCCTGCTTCGGCCGCCTCGGCGCCCACACCGCCCGTTCCGGCGTCTGCCCCGGCCGTTCCGGCGCCCGCGCCTTCGCCGGCGCCTGCTTCGGCCGCCTCGGCGCCCACACCGCCCGTTCCGGCGTCTGCCCCGCCCGTTCCGGCGCCCACACCGCCCGTTCCGGCGTCTGCCCCGGCCGTTCCAGCGCCCGCCCCTTCGCCGGCGCCTGCTTCGGCCGTTCCGGCGCCCGCTTCGCCCGTTCCGGCCGCTCCGGTGTCTGCTCCGGCCCTTCCGGCGCCCGCCCCTCCGCCGGCGCCCACACCGGCGTCTGCCCCGGCCGTCCCGGCGCCCGCGCCTCCGTCGGCGCCCGCCCCCGCGGCCATCAGTGGCACCGCCGTGCCGCCACCCACCACCGACACCCCATCCTCACCTGCCTCACAGGCCTCACCCACCGCCCCCGCCTCTCCTTCCGACCCCTGGCACCGCTACGACCCCTGGGCCGCCCCCGCCTCTGTCCCCGCCCCCGGCGCGGGCCTCGCGCCCGGCCCGCTCCAACAGACCGGCGCCGCGATCCCCACCGAGCAGCAGCGTCGTCAACGAGGCAAGAAGATCCTCATCGTCGGCACCCTGCTCGTCGCCCTCGTGTCCGGCGGCGTCGGCGGTGTCGTCGGCGCCTATCTGGAGCGCAACGGCGGGGTCGGGCAGGTGGAGCTGCCGCAGGCCGGGCGGGAGGCCGACGGGCGGGACGCCGGAAGCGTGGCCGGGATCGCCGCGCGGGCCCTGCCCAGCGTGGTCACCCTGCACGTCAGCGGCTCCGGCGAGGAAGGCACCGGCACCGGCTTCGTGCTCGACGGCCGGGGTCACATCCTCACCAACAACCACGTCGTGGAGCCCGCCGGCACGGACGGCGAGATAACGGTCACGTTCCACAGCGGCGAGACGGCGAAGGCCGAGGTGGTGGGCCGGGACGGCGGCTACGACCTCGCGGTCGTCCGCGTACGCGGCGTCAGCGGCCTCAAGCCGCTGCCCCTCGGCAACTCCGACAACGTCCAGGTCGGCGACCCGGTCGTCGCCATCGGCGCCCCCTTCGACCTGGCCGGGACGGTCACCTCCGGCATCATCAGCGCCAAGGAACGCCCCATCACGGCAGGCGGTGAGAGCGGCGACGCCAGCGACATCTCCTACGTCGACGCCCTGCAGACCGACGCCCCCATCAACCCGGGCAACTCCGGCGGCCCCCTGCTCGACGCCCGGGCCCGCGTGATCGGCATCAACTCCGCCATCCGTTCCGCCAACAACGGCACCGACCTGGACGGCGGCCAGTCCGGCTCCATCGGCCTCGGCTTCGCCATCCCGATCAACCAGGGCAAACGCGTCGCCGAGGAACTGATCGCCACCGGCAAGGCGACCCACCCGGTCATCGGCGTCACCCTCGACATGAACTACACCGGCGACGGCGCCCGCGTCGGCACCAAGGGCAGCGAGGGCGGCGAGCCGGTCACCCCGGGCGGCCCCGGCGACAAGGCCGGGATCGAGCCGGGCGACATCATCACCGAGGTCGACGGCCAGCGGATCCACTCCGGTGAGGAACTGATCGTCAGGACCCGCGCCCACCGCCCGGGCGACCGGCTGGAGCTGACCCTGCGGCGGGACGGCGAGGAACGGACGATCTCCCTGGTGCTCGGCTCCTCGGGCGGCGACTGA
- a CDS encoding sec-independent translocase — MFNDIGPLELVTLVVLAVLVFGPDKLPKVIQDVMRTVRKIREFSESAKQDIRQELGPEFKDFEFEDLNPKTFIRKQLDNDDLGLKEIRNGFDLKKEMAEVTDAVHARDAELSAPSGSSGARVDMTKKADDRPPFDADAT, encoded by the coding sequence GTGTTCAATGACATAGGACCGCTGGAGCTGGTGACGCTCGTCGTCCTCGCCGTGCTCGTGTTCGGTCCGGACAAGCTCCCGAAAGTGATCCAGGACGTGATGCGCACCGTCCGGAAGATCCGTGAGTTCTCGGAGAGCGCCAAGCAGGACATCCGGCAGGAACTCGGCCCGGAGTTCAAGGACTTCGAGTTCGAGGACCTCAACCCCAAGACGTTCATCCGCAAGCAGTTGGACAACGACGACCTGGGGCTGAAGGAGATCCGCAACGGCTTCGACCTGAAGAAGGAGATGGCCGAGGTCACGGACGCCGTCCACGCCCGCGATGCCGAGCTGTCGGCCCCCTCCGGCTCCTCGGGTGCCCGCGTCGACATGACGAAGAAGGCCGACGACCGCCCGCCCTTCGACGCCGACGCCACCTGA